The following are from one region of the Prionailurus bengalensis isolate Pbe53 chromosome A2, Fcat_Pben_1.1_paternal_pri, whole genome shotgun sequence genome:
- the MRPL32 gene encoding 39S ribosomal protein L32, mitochondrial: MASAMLVLVVPPWPAARGLLQNCWERLQRKLWQSWRGFPSSPWGPALAVQGPAVFTEPANDTNGSKEISSLLDSIFWMAAPKNRRSIEVNRCRRRNPQKLIKVKNNIDVCPECGHLKLKHVLCGYCYEKVCKETAEIRRQIGKQEGGPFKAPPVETVVLYTGEAPSEQDQGKRIIERDRKRPSWFTQH; encoded by the exons ATGGCGTCGGCCATGCTGGTCCTGGTGGTTCCTCCGTGGCCGGCAGCCCGGGGACTCCTCCAGAACTGTTGGGAACGACTGCAACGGAAACTTTGGCAGAGCTGGCGAGGCTTTCCCAGTTCCCCGTGGG gacCAGCATTAGCGGTCCAAGGTCCAGCAGTATTTACAGAACCAGCAAATGATACTAATGGAAGTAAGGAGATCTCCAGCCTTTTGGATAGTATTTTTTGGATGGCAGCTCCTAAAAACAGACGCAGCATTGAAGTTAACCGCTGTAGGAGAAGAAACCCTCAGAAGCTTATTAAAGTTAAG aacaatattGATGTGTGTCCTGAATGTGGTCACCTGAAACTGAAGCACGTCCTTTGTGGCTATTGCTATGAGAAGGTGTGCAAGGAGACGGCAGAAATCAGAAGACAGATAGGGAAACAAGAAGGGGGACCGTTCAAGGCTCCTCCCGTGGAGACTGTGGTGCTGTACACAGGAGAGGCACCATCTGAACAAGATCAGGGTAAGAGAATCATTGAACGAGACAGGAAGCGACCGTCCTGGTTCACCCAGCATTAA